The following are encoded in a window of Arthrobacter antioxidans genomic DNA:
- a CDS encoding GNAT family N-acetyltransferase — MTTPHTPGPDAGPATPAPGAPPLPDALLWRALTYADIPRWHALVQRIAEEDQPDWVEQRADLEQALRASKNDPRKDTVAGFDADGEPRAFGRLSRNPGSTLIHGAGGVDHAWRGRGIGRAVLAWQAWRAEMRLRETGHTEGIFRNYVEERNPSHLALLTASGSRIVRYFTEMTRPLDQPIPDLAFPEGLELLTFAEGTDRDISELVRLAHNDAFQDHWGSEPRDQESWQFTVSHPEFRADWSLALVDPSTGEVAAYQLASYDPDSQQLLGRTEGYTDLLGVRRTWRGRGLAPALLAEAMRRYRAAGMQNAGLGVDTENPSGALGLYERMGYVPTQRSIVFDLPLRVNPA; from the coding sequence ATGACCACGCCCCACACGCCCGGACCCGACGCCGGACCGGCCACCCCGGCGCCGGGCGCTCCGCCGCTGCCCGACGCACTGCTGTGGCGGGCGCTGACCTACGCCGACATCCCCCGCTGGCATGCGCTCGTCCAGCGCATCGCGGAGGAGGACCAGCCCGACTGGGTGGAACAGCGCGCCGACCTCGAGCAGGCGCTGCGAGCCTCGAAGAACGATCCCCGCAAGGACACCGTCGCCGGGTTCGACGCGGACGGCGAGCCGCGGGCCTTCGGACGTCTGTCCCGTAATCCCGGCTCGACGCTGATCCACGGCGCCGGCGGAGTCGATCACGCGTGGCGCGGTCGCGGCATCGGCCGGGCCGTCCTCGCCTGGCAGGCCTGGCGTGCGGAGATGCGCCTCCGGGAGACGGGGCACACGGAGGGGATCTTCCGGAACTACGTCGAGGAACGCAACCCCTCGCACCTGGCGCTGCTCACCGCGAGCGGCAGCAGGATCGTCCGCTACTTCACCGAGATGACGCGGCCGCTGGACCAGCCGATCCCCGACCTCGCCTTCCCCGAGGGGCTGGAGCTCCTCACCTTCGCGGAGGGCACGGACCGGGACATCTCCGAGCTGGTCCGCCTCGCTCACAACGACGCCTTCCAGGACCACTGGGGGAGCGAGCCCCGCGATCAGGAATCGTGGCAGTTCACGGTCAGCCACCCGGAGTTCCGGGCCGACTGGAGCCTCGCACTCGTCGACCCGTCGACGGGGGAGGTGGCCGCCTACCAGCTGGCCAGCTACGACCCCGATTCCCAGCAACTCCTGGGCCGCACGGAGGGCTACACCGACCTGCTCGGTGTCCGACGGACCTGGCGGGGTCGCGGCCTCGCCCCGGCCCTGCTCGCCGAGGCGATGCGGCGGTACCGGGCGGCGGGCATGCAGAACGCCGGGCTCGGCGTGGACACCGAGAACCCCTCCGGGGCGCTCGGTCTCTACGAGCGCATGGGCTACGTCCCGACCCAGCGGTCCATCGTGTTCGACCTGCCGCTGCGCGTGAACCCCGCCTGA
- a CDS encoding TerC family protein, whose translation MNIPLWVWSAVIGFILLMLVVDLVAHRHAQVISVREAAAWSGVWVFCGVGFGVIVWRVWGAEFGQQYFAGYLIEKSLAVDNVFVWAIIFTFFAVPREYQHRVLFFGVLGALVFRGIFIASGSVLIQNFSWVLYVFAAFLLFTGYRMLVQRNEHIDPSRSRALKLFRRYVPMTDAFHGQRFLVRKNGVLLATPLLAVLVLVEVTDIVFAVDSIPAIFAVTDEVFLVFTANAFAILGLRAMYFLLADLIHRFVYLKVGLALVLVWVGIKMALKIDVYYIPTPISLAVITTILTVAVVASLIRTRGQERHEPPGPAVAPFRTAGEEEIAALQPLRPGRRGTSGVDRRS comes from the coding sequence TTGAACATCCCTCTCTGGGTCTGGTCCGCCGTCATCGGCTTCATCCTCCTCATGCTCGTCGTCGACCTCGTCGCGCACCGGCACGCCCAGGTCATCAGCGTCCGTGAGGCCGCCGCCTGGTCGGGCGTCTGGGTCTTCTGCGGCGTCGGCTTCGGGGTCATCGTGTGGCGCGTCTGGGGGGCGGAGTTCGGGCAGCAGTACTTCGCCGGTTACCTCATCGAGAAATCCCTCGCCGTGGACAACGTCTTCGTCTGGGCCATCATCTTCACGTTCTTCGCGGTCCCCCGCGAGTACCAGCACCGCGTCCTGTTCTTCGGGGTCCTCGGCGCCCTGGTCTTCCGGGGGATCTTCATCGCCTCCGGGTCGGTCCTGATCCAGAACTTCTCCTGGGTCCTCTACGTCTTCGCGGCATTCCTGCTCTTCACCGGGTACCGGATGCTCGTCCAGCGCAACGAGCACATCGACCCGTCGAGGTCGCGGGCCCTGAAGCTCTTCCGCCGGTACGTGCCCATGACGGACGCCTTCCACGGCCAGCGGTTCCTCGTCCGGAAGAACGGGGTCCTGCTCGCCACACCCCTGCTCGCGGTCCTCGTCCTGGTGGAAGTGACGGACATCGTCTTCGCCGTGGATTCCATCCCCGCGATCTTCGCCGTGACCGACGAGGTGTTCCTCGTTTTCACCGCCAACGCGTTCGCGATCCTGGGCCTGCGCGCCATGTACTTCCTCCTGGCCGACCTCATCCACCGCTTCGTGTACCTGAAGGTCGGACTCGCCCTGGTCCTGGTGTGGGTGGGCATCAAGATGGCCCTGAAGATCGACGTCTACTACATCCCCACGCCGATCTCCCTCGCGGTGATCACCACCATCCTCACCGTCGCCGTCGTCGCGAGTCTCATCAGGACGCGCGGCCAGGAACGCCACGAGCCGCCGGGACCCGCCGTCGCTCCCTTCCGCACCGCCGGCGAGGAGGAGATCGCCGCCCTCCAGCCCCTCCGGCCCGGGCGCCGCGGGACGAGCGGCGTGGACCGCCGGTCATGA
- a CDS encoding MFS transporter — MLSVLRRPAYRKLFTAQVVALLGTGLLTVALGLLAFDLAGGRAGAVLGTALTIKMVAYVFVAPVMAALVERLPRKGVLVGADLVRAAIALSLPFIDQVWQIYVLVFVLQSASATFTPAFQALIPVVLPGERDYTKALSLSRLAYDLESLVSPLLAAALLTVMSFHTLFVGTMLGFLVSAGMVLATRLSVIPPAEQEGSLLHRTTLGTRIFLREPTLRGLLALDLVVAAATALVLVNTVVYVRELFGGSNTDVAIALASYGAGSMLVAFIAPRALERTPDRTFMLIGAAVLTVGLPAAAFLALTQQGTVPLTGSPWAVMLGLWAALGIGTSMISTPSSRLLRRVATDSTRSSLFTAQFSLSHACFMLTYPVAGWVGAAAGQTAAALALAGLALAGTVVGVLVWPSAGAGDSNATTPGGSTSGPARGQRTVG; from the coding sequence ATGCTGTCTGTCCTACGCCGTCCCGCGTACCGGAAGCTGTTCACCGCCCAGGTCGTCGCCCTGCTGGGGACGGGACTGCTCACCGTGGCGCTGGGCCTGCTGGCCTTCGATCTCGCGGGCGGTCGGGCGGGCGCCGTCCTGGGCACGGCCCTGACGATCAAGATGGTGGCCTACGTGTTCGTGGCACCCGTCATGGCGGCGCTGGTCGAGCGCCTGCCCCGCAAGGGCGTCCTGGTGGGCGCGGATCTGGTGCGCGCCGCGATCGCGTTGAGCCTGCCGTTCATCGACCAGGTGTGGCAGATCTACGTCCTGGTGTTCGTCCTGCAGTCCGCCTCGGCGACCTTCACCCCGGCCTTCCAGGCGCTCATCCCCGTGGTGCTGCCCGGGGAGAGGGACTACACGAAGGCGCTGTCCCTCTCCCGACTCGCCTACGACCTCGAGTCCCTGGTCAGCCCGCTGCTCGCTGCCGCCCTCCTGACGGTGATGAGCTTCCACACCCTGTTCGTGGGAACGATGCTCGGCTTCCTGGTGTCCGCGGGCATGGTCCTCGCGACCCGGCTGTCGGTGATCCCGCCGGCGGAGCAGGAGGGGTCGCTGCTGCACCGCACCACCCTGGGCACCCGGATCTTCCTGCGGGAGCCCACCCTGCGCGGGCTTCTGGCCCTGGACCTCGTCGTCGCGGCCGCCACGGCCCTCGTGCTGGTCAACACCGTCGTCTACGTGCGGGAGCTGTTCGGCGGCTCCAATACCGACGTCGCGATCGCCCTCGCGTCCTACGGTGCGGGCTCCATGCTCGTCGCGTTCATCGCACCCCGGGCCCTGGAGCGCACGCCCGACCGGACGTTCATGCTCATCGGCGCGGCGGTCCTGACGGTGGGACTGCCGGCCGCAGCCTTCCTCGCCCTCACCCAGCAGGGCACTGTGCCCCTCACGGGCAGTCCATGGGCGGTCATGCTCGGCCTGTGGGCCGCCCTCGGCATCGGCACCTCCATGATCAGCACCCCGTCCTCACGGCTGCTGCGCCGCGTGGCCACCGACAGCACCCGGAGCTCCCTCTTCACCGCCCAGTTCTCCCTGTCCCACGCCTGCTTCATGCTCACCTACCCCGTCGCCGGCTGGGTGGGCGCGGCCGCGGGCCAGACGGCGGCCGCCCTCGCCCTCGCGGGACTCGCGCTCGCCGGCACCGTCGTCGGCGTCCTGGTGTGGCCGTCGGCCGGGGCGGGAGACAGCAACGCCACGACGCCGGGCGGGTCCACGAGCGGCCCGGCGCGCGGGCAACGGACGGTAGGTTAG
- a CDS encoding DNA gyrase/topoisomerase IV subunit A — translation MARRQNSAPPEDFTEKIIDIDVETEMEESFLEYAYSVIYSRALPDARDGLKPVQRRILYMMTDMGLRPDRGHVKSARVVGEVMGKLHPHGDSAIYDAMVRMAQDFSLRLPLIDGHGNFGSLDDGPAAARYTEARLAAPALTMTDHLDEDVVDFVPNYDNQLTQPEVLPAAFPNLLVNGASGIAVGMATNMPPHNLGEVVAAARHLIAHPEASLEDLMRFVPGPDLPSGGKIVGLDGVRDAYATGRGSFKTRATVKVEQLSARRTGLVVTELPYTVGPEKVIEKIKDAVTAKKLQGISDIVDLTDRKHGLRLVIELKNGFNPNAVLAQLYRFTPMEDSFGINNVALVDGQPRTLGLLELLQVYITHRVLVVRRRTSYRLQRKRDRLHLVEGLLVAIVDIDEVIQIIRASDESSAARTRLMAIYDLTEIQANYILELRLRQLTKYSRIELEKEQDQLRLEIAELEAILGSEERLRTLVSDELAALSEQFATPRRTVLLESESAAPLKGSTLPAPAAKGAKAMLPLEISDDPCWVLLSASGQLARTSDRQPFGDGQRIKHDAFRSVLASTARGEVGAVTSAGRMIRLQVMDMPALPPTAGVPNLAGGVPSSEFITLERGESLVGLAPLGAVVALGTAQGVVKRVQPDYPLNRDDWEVISLKPKDRVVGIAAASDADDLVFITRLAQLLRFPASVVRPQGRTAGGMAGIKLSPGDAVLHFGTVSHGDGQGVVVTVAAAGDALPGTAAGSAKVTEFSEYPVKGRATAGVRAHRFLRGEETLSLAWAGHGPARAASANGVARALPTEHGRRDGSGVPLTQQIDAIGPNLVGLVEATRPAVPEVGAPEGSPSGGPARDAQPDDDAQGTLL, via the coding sequence ATGGCCAGGCGCCAGAACTCCGCACCGCCGGAGGATTTCACCGAGAAGATCATCGACATCGACGTCGAAACCGAGATGGAGGAGTCCTTCCTGGAGTACGCGTACTCCGTGATCTACTCGCGAGCACTCCCCGACGCCCGCGACGGCCTGAAGCCCGTCCAGCGGCGCATCCTCTACATGATGACCGACATGGGCCTGCGCCCGGACCGCGGCCACGTGAAGTCCGCCCGCGTGGTGGGCGAGGTGATGGGCAAGCTCCACCCCCACGGTGACAGCGCCATCTACGACGCCATGGTGCGCATGGCCCAGGACTTCTCCCTCCGCCTGCCGCTGATCGACGGGCACGGCAACTTCGGCTCGCTCGACGACGGTCCGGCGGCCGCCCGGTACACGGAGGCGCGCCTGGCGGCCCCCGCCCTGACGATGACGGACCACCTCGACGAGGACGTCGTCGACTTCGTCCCGAACTACGACAACCAGCTCACCCAGCCGGAGGTGCTCCCCGCCGCCTTCCCGAACCTTCTGGTCAACGGCGCCAGCGGCATCGCCGTCGGCATGGCGACGAACATGCCGCCGCACAACCTCGGCGAGGTCGTCGCGGCGGCACGCCACCTCATCGCGCACCCCGAGGCCTCCCTCGAGGACCTGATGCGCTTCGTGCCCGGACCGGATCTCCCGAGCGGCGGGAAGATCGTGGGGCTCGACGGCGTGCGGGACGCCTACGCCACGGGGCGCGGCTCGTTCAAGACCCGCGCCACGGTCAAGGTGGAGCAGCTCTCCGCCCGCCGGACCGGCCTCGTGGTCACCGAGCTCCCCTACACCGTGGGCCCGGAGAAGGTGATCGAGAAGATCAAGGACGCCGTCACCGCCAAGAAGCTGCAGGGCATCTCGGACATCGTGGACCTCACGGACCGCAAGCACGGCCTGCGCCTCGTGATCGAACTGAAGAACGGCTTCAACCCGAACGCCGTCCTCGCGCAGCTGTACCGCTTCACGCCGATGGAGGACTCCTTCGGCATCAACAACGTGGCCCTCGTCGACGGGCAGCCGCGCACCCTCGGACTGCTGGAGCTCCTGCAGGTCTACATCACCCACCGGGTCCTCGTGGTCCGCCGTCGCACCTCCTACCGCCTCCAGCGCAAGCGCGACCGCCTGCACCTCGTGGAGGGCCTGCTCGTCGCGATCGTGGACATCGACGAGGTCATCCAGATCATCCGTGCCTCGGACGAGTCCTCCGCGGCCCGGACGCGCCTGATGGCCATCTACGACCTGACCGAGATCCAGGCGAACTACATCCTCGAGCTGCGGCTGCGCCAGCTCACCAAGTACTCGCGCATCGAGCTCGAGAAGGAGCAGGACCAGCTCCGCCTCGAGATCGCGGAGCTGGAGGCCATCCTCGGGTCGGAGGAACGGCTCCGCACGCTGGTGTCCGACGAGCTCGCCGCGCTGTCGGAGCAGTTCGCCACCCCCCGGCGCACCGTGCTGCTGGAGTCCGAGTCGGCCGCCCCGCTGAAGGGCTCCACCCTGCCGGCGCCCGCCGCCAAGGGTGCGAAGGCGATGCTCCCGCTCGAGATCTCGGACGATCCCTGCTGGGTGCTGCTCTCGGCGTCCGGCCAGCTCGCCCGCACCTCCGACCGGCAGCCCTTCGGGGACGGGCAGCGGATCAAGCACGACGCCTTCCGGTCCGTCCTCGCCTCCACGGCGCGCGGCGAGGTGGGTGCCGTGACCTCGGCGGGACGGATGATCCGCCTCCAGGTCATGGACATGCCCGCGCTGCCGCCCACGGCGGGCGTCCCGAACCTGGCGGGCGGGGTGCCGTCGTCGGAGTTCATCACGCTCGAGCGCGGCGAGAGCCTCGTGGGGCTCGCCCCGCTGGGAGCGGTGGTCGCCCTCGGCACGGCGCAGGGCGTGGTGAAGCGGGTGCAGCCCGACTACCCGCTGAACCGTGACGACTGGGAGGTCATCTCGCTCAAGCCGAAGGACAGGGTCGTGGGGATCGCTGCTGCGTCCGACGCCGACGACCTCGTGTTCATCACCCGCCTGGCCCAGCTCCTGCGGTTCCCCGCCTCGGTGGTGCGGCCCCAAGGCCGGACGGCCGGCGGGATGGCCGGCATCAAGCTCTCGCCCGGCGACGCCGTCCTGCACTTCGGGACGGTGTCCCACGGGGACGGCCAGGGTGTGGTGGTGACGGTCGCCGCGGCGGGCGACGCGCTGCCCGGGACGGCCGCGGGATCGGCGAAGGTCACCGAGTTCTCCGAGTATCCGGTGAAGGGCCGTGCCACCGCCGGCGTGCGCGCGCACCGCTTCCTCCGCGGCGAGGAAACGCTCTCCCTGGCCTGGGCCGGTCACGGCCCCGCGCGTGCCGCGTCCGCCAACGGCGTGGCCCGCGCACTGCCCACCGAACACGGCCGGCGCGACGGCTCGGGGGTCCCCCTCACCCAGCAGATCGACGCCATCGGACCCAACCTCGTGGGACTCGTCGAGGCGACGCGACCGGCGGTGCCGGAGGTGGGCGCCCCGGAGGGGTCGCCGTCGGGCGGTCCCGCCCGCGACGCACAGCCGGACGACGACGCCCAGGGCACGCTGCTCTAG
- a CDS encoding ArsR/SmtB family transcription factor — protein sequence MNGHSPDPLEPAIPGRRPPGRPSLVHPVEPDAERLEAGAATFRMLSDPTRLHLLWILTRGPADVGSLVAATGASRTAVSQHLAKLRLSGLVSTRRDARNVIYSIVDGHLSRLILEGMNHADHRVTGEPVHE from the coding sequence ATGAACGGACACTCCCCCGACCCCCTGGAGCCTGCCATCCCGGGCAGGCGCCCACCCGGCCGACCGAGCCTCGTCCACCCGGTGGAGCCGGACGCCGAGCGTCTCGAGGCCGGCGCTGCGACCTTCCGCATGCTCTCCGATCCCACCCGCCTGCACCTCCTGTGGATCCTTACCCGCGGGCCCGCTGACGTCGGAAGCCTCGTCGCGGCCACCGGGGCGAGCCGGACCGCCGTGAGCCAGCATCTGGCCAAACTCAGGCTCTCAGGCCTGGTGTCCACGCGGAGGGATGCGCGCAACGTCATCTACAGCATCGTGGACGGACACCTGTCCCGGCTGATCCTCGAGGGCATGAACCACGCCGACCACCGCGTGACCGGCGAGCCCGTCCACGAATAG
- a CDS encoding ABC transporter ATP-binding protein, protein MASVIAARDLAKHYGRVHALDGLDLDVGEGQIHGFLGPNGAGKSTTIRVLLGLARATSGTVEVFGADPWREAAALHRRIASVPGDVDVWPNLSGGETIDFISRLRGGRRHERGYRLERERLMDAFLFDPRKKGRAYSKGNRQKLALIAAFAVPAELYILDEPTSGLDPLMAMVFQHEITRVRDGGATVLLSSHILSEVEQLCDVVSIVRAGKVVESGTLADLRHLTRTEVSFAAADAAPLGSIPDAHDVRLEHGRARFTVDSDRVSSVLPALAALHVEGLRIDPPSLEEMFLRHYGDDLAGTGQDGTVHERHRTAVR, encoded by the coding sequence ATGGCCAGCGTCATCGCGGCCCGCGACCTCGCCAAGCACTACGGTCGGGTGCATGCGCTCGACGGGCTCGACCTTGACGTCGGAGAGGGCCAGATCCACGGATTCCTCGGTCCCAACGGTGCCGGGAAGTCCACGACGATCCGCGTCCTGCTCGGTCTGGCCCGCGCGACCTCGGGCACCGTGGAGGTGTTCGGAGCCGACCCCTGGCGTGAGGCCGCCGCCCTCCACCGGCGAATCGCGTCCGTCCCCGGCGACGTCGATGTCTGGCCGAACCTCTCCGGCGGGGAGACCATCGACTTCATCTCCCGCCTGCGGGGCGGCCGGCGCCACGAGCGCGGCTACCGGCTCGAGCGGGAGCGGCTGATGGACGCCTTCCTCTTCGACCCGCGCAAGAAGGGCCGGGCCTATTCCAAGGGCAACCGCCAGAAGCTGGCGCTGATCGCGGCCTTCGCCGTGCCCGCCGAGCTCTACATCCTCGACGAGCCGACCAGCGGCCTCGACCCCCTGATGGCGATGGTGTTCCAGCACGAGATCACCCGGGTGCGGGACGGTGGCGCCACCGTGCTGCTCTCGAGCCATATCCTCTCCGAGGTCGAGCAGCTCTGCGACGTCGTGAGCATCGTGCGTGCCGGGAAGGTCGTGGAGTCCGGCACGCTCGCGGATCTGCGCCACCTCACCCGGACCGAGGTCTCGTTCGCGGCGGCGGACGCGGCACCGCTCGGGTCCATCCCTGACGCCCACGATGTGCGGCTGGAGCACGGACGGGCCCGGTTCACCGTCGACAGCGACCGCGTCTCCTCGGTGCTGCCGGCGCTGGCCGCGCTGCACGTCGAGGGGCTCCGCATCGACCCCCCGTCGCTGGAGGAGATGTTCCTCCGGCACTACGGTGACGACCTCGCCGGGACCGGTCAGGACGGGACCGTTCACGAGCGGCACCGGACAGCGGTCCGATGA
- a CDS encoding ABC transporter permease produces the protein MTILLALLGQRLRRDGVQLLLWTTGTALLAYLTKVSVAQAYGTEEARASILAVVMANPVILLFRGLPSGAGEGAFMLFLIFPFLALLAALMSSFLAVRHTRGDEEIGRAELVASTRAGRQAPLLATLTHGILANAVLATLCAVALTATGLDIRGSVVSGLGAGAVGLTFLGVGLVSAQLMRTSSGANSLAVWALMLSFLAAGIGNAIGTPSNDLQRMESSWLTWLSPFGWGEQTRPFADDAVGPIVLCTALGMVLAGVAVALQAVRDLGGSFVPERRGRPGAPASLSTPLGLVARLARPSIIGWGFGGLVTGILATTLSGVIRDIGVDNPALEQIIRAISGGTDMEQGTVVAFFTMLGILAACCAVQTVCRARQEETHGTAELVLSTPVDRVRWLAGFVVVAFVGVLVVIAAALVGAAAGLASREGDWALLGDVVITGAGQIAAASVFIVVTAVIFVVAPRLTIPLGWALVLVSMMLGLFGPLFGFPDWVVELSPMGVTPTVTSDGIDVKGLWWLIAAVAAGGALALGLMRRRDLAPAG, from the coding sequence ATGACGATCTTGCTGGCGCTCCTCGGCCAACGGTTGCGGCGCGACGGGGTGCAGCTGCTGCTGTGGACGACCGGCACCGCGCTGCTGGCCTACCTGACGAAGGTGAGCGTCGCGCAGGCGTACGGCACCGAGGAGGCCCGCGCCTCGATCCTGGCGGTGGTCATGGCCAATCCCGTGATCCTGCTCTTCCGCGGCTTGCCGTCAGGCGCCGGCGAGGGCGCCTTCATGCTCTTCCTGATCTTCCCGTTCCTGGCGCTCCTCGCGGCCCTCATGAGTTCGTTCCTCGCCGTGCGGCACACGCGCGGCGACGAGGAGATCGGCCGCGCCGAACTGGTGGCATCCACCCGGGCCGGCCGCCAGGCGCCCCTCCTGGCCACGCTGACGCACGGCATCCTCGCCAATGCGGTGCTCGCGACCCTCTGCGCCGTCGCGCTGACGGCCACCGGACTCGACATCCGGGGGTCGGTCGTGTCCGGTCTCGGCGCCGGCGCCGTGGGGCTGACCTTCCTCGGGGTGGGCCTCGTCTCCGCCCAGCTCATGAGGACCTCGTCGGGCGCCAACTCCCTTGCCGTCTGGGCCCTGATGCTCTCCTTCCTGGCAGCCGGCATCGGCAATGCCATCGGCACACCCAGCAACGACCTGCAGCGCATGGAGAGCTCGTGGCTCACCTGGCTGTCTCCGTTCGGCTGGGGCGAGCAGACACGGCCGTTCGCCGACGACGCCGTCGGGCCGATCGTGCTGTGCACAGCACTCGGGATGGTCCTGGCGGGTGTCGCGGTCGCGCTGCAGGCGGTGCGCGACCTCGGCGGGAGCTTCGTCCCCGAACGGCGTGGCAGACCCGGTGCTCCCGCGTCGCTGTCGACCCCGCTCGGTCTCGTCGCTCGTCTGGCCCGCCCGTCGATCATCGGGTGGGGTTTCGGAGGCCTGGTCACGGGGATCCTGGCGACCACCCTGTCGGGGGTGATCCGTGACATCGGGGTGGACAACCCTGCCCTCGAGCAGATCATCCGCGCGATCTCCGGCGGCACGGACATGGAGCAGGGCACGGTCGTCGCCTTCTTCACGATGCTGGGCATCCTCGCCGCGTGCTGCGCGGTGCAGACCGTGTGCAGGGCACGCCAGGAGGAGACACACGGTACGGCGGAGCTGGTGCTGAGCACCCCGGTGGACCGCGTCCGGTGGCTCGCGGGTTTCGTCGTCGTCGCCTTCGTCGGCGTCCTCGTGGTGATCGCGGCGGCACTGGTGGGCGCCGCCGCGGGCCTCGCGTCACGGGAGGGCGACTGGGCGCTCCTGGGTGATGTGGTCATCACCGGCGCAGGGCAGATCGCGGCGGCCTCCGTGTTCATCGTCGTCACGGCGGTGATCTTCGTCGTCGCACCGCGGCTGACCATCCCGCTCGGCTGGGCGCTCGTGCTGGTCAGCATGATGCTCGGCCTGTTCGGGCCGCTGTTCGGCTTCCCGGACTGGGTCGTCGAGTTGTCGCCGATGGGCGTCACTCCGACGGTCACGAGCGACGGCATCGACGTGAAGGGCCTGTGGTGGCTGATCGCGGCCGTGGCGGCGGGTGGCGCGCTGGCGCTGGGTCTCATGCGCCGCCGGGACCTGGCCCCGGCGGGTTGA